The Cervus elaphus chromosome 12, mCerEla1.1, whole genome shotgun sequence DNA window tctccattttctcatctgattTACATTTCCATTAAGTGGGAGGAATAATGAAATTTCACTGAAAAGCTTTGGAAGCTCATGCCTCTTAGAGAAACCATTTTATATCAAGGTTCTTTAGGTACTTATGGATCCATTAAACTTGAAAAGATGGAATTATTCTAAAAGTTCAGCCCCTGAATTCTAAGAAGGCCGACTCTcacttcttaatattttaataccATGTACAATatctactggaaaaaaaagaaagtatttacaGGAAATCTTCAGACTTAAGAATTTAAAATGCATAGCACCAGTTTCGGTATCATGAATTCAACAGTTTCTTGATACTGTGCTACAACTCAGCTCTAAACCATCTACTTAAACCTACATCCTCCTTGATTAAAGGAAGATTAGAGGCCCTCCTTGAACAGAGTAACCAGACAGTACAAGGTCTCAAAGAGAAGCATTAACAGGAATTTAGCACAATAAAAATCTCTCCTAATAGTGAACAAGAacaattagaaaaatacaaagacagcCATGTGGTGAAGTGTTAGGTACCAGTAATAAATTCTTCTTTTGTATATGATTTGTTCATCCATAGATCAAAGAGCCTGAAGATAATTTCCCCTTGCAGGAAGTTGCTAGAACTTAACCCACAACAAATATGGAGGGAGCTGTTTTAAACACAAACCACAGTACAACTTATTCTGAAGAAAGTagctaataatttttttaaagcaccaaAAGATGTAatatagcaaaaaaaagaaaagtgataaaAAAGTGACGCCTTTACAGAGAAAAATCtatgctattttctttctaaaatatattccGAAAAGGTAGACAATTCATTTTTTGATGACATAGGAAACAGAGAAGATCATTTTCAAAAACTTAAGTCTCAAGTTAGTATCCCCAGGTTttactttataaaagaaaaaaagaaaggggtaAAGCACAGAATGGTACCTTTAATTTTAACCTGGTTCGACCTTCTTCATCCAgcatttcttcatcttcaaatTCATCTTCATAATACTGAGGATCAAATGGTCtacaaattgtttttaaaataaactattaatCATATTTTGTAAGAAATATTCCTGCTATATAaagcaactttaaaaaatcatagtaACTAAAAATCGTAATAGTCAAATATCTTCATGTTCAACTATAAGGATGTATTCAAATTACTGCACCTTCTTGAAATTTGGTATTAATACATATTGCTTGAAAAAACAATACATATTGCTTGAAATAAAGAGCAAGCAAGGCTAAATATTCATCTTAATTCTTATTTAAGTCTCTGAACAAGTAGGCCATGTATACCCTAGCTTTCCACATTTtgcttaggaaaaaatttttaaatagcacaAAGAGCTTGCATGTCACTTAGTGAATAATATCCATCAATGCTGTTTAACAGTCCAAACCATTAGTTTTTCTAGATCCACAATGGCTGCTATAGAGGACATCTGCAGTTTTTCTAGCAAACTTCACTACTCTCAATTTCAGTTTTTTCAGGGCTTCATTAGTCAGAAACACCCAAGACTAGTGATATCTGTTAATTCATAAGAAAGTAACAGACTGCTAAAAACAATTACAAGCATTATAAATCTCCTTTACCAATAGTCCATACTTTTTCTATCACAGGATATATTCGGTTTTTACTTTTTCAGAGATACATAACGAGTTTTCCGTTTTGTGACTAGTCAATTCAtacaaagtaagaaaaatatcaacattCTACATATTCCTatccaacattaaaaaactatcaactaaaaaaaaaaaaaaaaaaaaaactatcaactGATCCCCTTACCTGGGTTCTACGCTGAGAAAGTTGGGCAGCTTAACAAAATATAAGTCATTTCCTAAATCAGTGTTTACTTTGGGTATTTCTACTTCTATTCTGGTCTCAGGAATTGGCTCCTCCTCCTGTTGATCTTGAGGCAATCCATTTTCATCCTAGTAAAAGAGTCACAGAATTTTAGAGCTTGATGGGACTTTAGAGATGGTCCAGCTCCATTTCCACGTTTAGGCAGATAAGAAGTAAAATGAGACATGACTTCAGGGTTATTATCCATCCCTACCAACCCACCCCCCAAAACCCTCACGGATAAACAAGATTGGTTTAGAAGCATCAGAGTAAGAAAACATCTCTTTTATGATAAATCTATCTTCCACATACTCACCAACAGAAATGTGAAATTAACGGACACTTGAATATGAAATCACTTTATCaattaaaattagagaaaattatCAACAAAACACACTTGCTGACGtgaacaagaaaaacattcaaataAATGTTATTCAATTCACAGGTCCATGCAGTCTACTCTCTTAAGGTGTGGGCCCACCTCACACCGGGCAGTTCTTTCTATCTTCTTTCCCCCAGTGACAACATCTTGCAAAAACTACAGTACAATATTACAACCAGGAGACTGACCTGACCCAGGCGGATAAAGGACATTCCCATCACCACAAGGATTCACGCTGCCCTTTTACGGCCAGCATCCACTTCCCTCTTGCCCTCACCCTGCTGCTGTAATCTCCATTAATCTTGTCTCCATTtctataattctgtcattttaagAATGGTTAGAGGAGTGGATTTATACAGTCTTAACCTTTTGGGACTGGCTGTTTCtcactcagcataattccctGGAACTTCATCCAAGTTGCTGCATATATCAGTAAATTTCATATATCAGTAAACTTCATCCAAGTTGCTGCATATATAAatccttttcattgctgagtagtattccacggAATGACATTTCAAGACAGTTTTTTCTAATCCTCTTATAAGCAGAAGTTCTCTACATAAATGAGGAAGTCACACGTTCACTGTATTTCCATACTGCAATTCAGTTACTGACTTCCTCTTCCTGGCATAAAAGAGACACTTAGTTCTCTCTTCCAGTTCTCATTGGTAATTTTACTTACAACAGGCTGTCCTGGAGTGGGTGGTTTATCTTCCCCATCACTCCCTGAAGATATATCATCTGCACCTCCGAAGAGATCCATGGTTCCACTATTATCTTCAATGCAAGAGAAAAAAGGCACAGTATTTAATACCTGTAACAATGATTCTTCAAAGCTATCACTTCAACATATTCCTAAAGTTTCTAGACCCGGCACCTGAAAACCACCAAAACACAACTCTGAGCCTCTCACTCACAGATCTAACTAGAGTGTCTGTGCAAAGGGAAGAAGGCAAAGCCAGTGAAGGGCAAAGTGCACAGGAGGCACTCCTCTCCTCCTTTACTTACTGCATCCTTGTTTTTCCACTTTCCTTTATTCCTCAGGAGCCCAAATATCCTCCTACAGTCCAGATACTCAAATTTGGGGCTTAAGCATACCACACAGGCCTATTCTCCACGTCAtccttccaaattttaaaattacaggtCATGTCTACCCAGGCTCCCCTCCTCTCAGGAAGAACTTCACCCAGGTACAGGCAAAACAACATCATCAACAATAATCTGTAACAAACCAAAGTGGGGTAGTAAAGGAGATGCCAGGAAGATAGGAGGGTGGTCAAAAGGCAGACTGCTTGAAAGTGAGATTATAGAAGAGTTACAATTTTGGTAATGACATGGTCTAGGGTAAAATCATAAGAGTGAGTCACTAAGACGAGGTAAAGgacagatcattgaaaaagagaaggaaacctATTAAAATGGCCAAAATTCAGAACCctgacaacatcaaatgctggcAAAAATGTGCagtaacaggaactctcattcactgattcaggtaggaatgcaaaatggcacacccactttggaagacagtctggcagtttcttaccAAACTAAACATATTCTTAGCAGATGCCCCAGAAATTgctgctccttggtatttacccaaaggatcTACACacttatatccacacaaaaacctgcacacaaatgTCTACAGCAGCTTTACTCATAATTGCTGAAAtttagaagcaaccaagatgtctttcagTTCGTAAATGGTTAAACTGATACATCCAGACCATGGAATACAGGAATACCTTGGAGATAActcaggtttggttccagactaTGCTTATATGCTCAcctgattattttcttcttaggTTTTATCACCATCTAACATGCTATATGTTTCATTTACTTACTGTGTTATCATTAGTCTCTCTACCCTACCCTGACCCCAACAGAATGCGGGTTCTACAGGGAGATGTGTTTGATTACTGCCACATTCCAAGTGCACAAAATAGTACTAGTACAAAGCAGATTCTCAATAAATGCGAACAAAGTAATTAATAGATGTGATTCTCACAACAACACTATAAGGGGATTAGCATCATCTCACTCTTAcaaatcagaaagtgaaatttCGTTAAGTAATTAATTTGACCAAAATCATACAGTTGGAAAGTAGAACCACTAAGATTCTAACTTGAGTTATCTGATTCCAAAGTCCATGTACATAACTAGGAGTTATAGACCCAAAGATCTTTAAGTAAATCCCAGAGCTTATTATTCTGTCCAgctgtctccttttctctctaGCTGACCTGCTAAATGTTTGCTTTAGTTATACTGTTACTTGTGATAATTTATataagctatttatttttttatataagcTATTTAACATTAATGCCTAATTATCATATAGCACAATAATGGCTGTGCAAATTATCAAAATTATGTTTACTGTAACTTTTATACTAACATCTTTATTGTATAGTAATTTGCCATTTGAAATGCAGTCACACACAGATATAAACAGGTAGATCTTGACtgtgtgtgtcttagtcactcagtcgtgtctgactctttgtgacccaggactgtagccctccaggcttctctgtccatggaattctccaagcaagaatactggagtggattgccattcccttctccagaggaacttcccaatccagggatcgaaccctggtctcctgcatcacaggcagattctttaccatttgagcttcAGGGAACCCcctcaaagtcactcagtcatgtctgactctttgcaacgccatggactgtagccaccaggctcttttgtccatggaattctccaggctattttactggagtgggtagccattcccttctccaagggatcttcccacctcagggatcaaacccaggtctcccgcaatgcaggcagattctttaccagctgagctaccagggaagtccaggtagATCTTGTTGCCTTACAAAAAACCTACCTTACCTATCACTGGGTTTTTATGAACTCTTCACCTAAAATAGCTTGAAGAATCAGCTTCTTCATCTACTATTAACCTATTAAGAACCTAAGAACAAGCTAACAAGCTGTCCGAGAACTGTCACTATTCAACCCGAAGAACAGAAAATGCCACCTCCTTCTCAACAGAGCCTCGGGCCCCTAACAGCAGACTCACTCAGACTACAAATGAAGCAGGTTCTTCAACTCCTTAAGTGTGAGCAGTTTCTCTTATCTGTACAACTTCCCTGGGTACACTAAATGTATGCACACTCTTTTCTGTGAGTCCTGCAGTCTGGGGTAAATGCCCAGGGTTGGGAATGTACTATAGTTAAATGCAGagagaggaatggaaataaagatatataaaagAAGTAAGTAGAGTACCTTTTGGTACCTCAGTGTCACTCTCAGCTTCTGAATCGGATGCAATTGCGTTCTTGCGTTTCATTCGTAAAACTTCGTCCTCACTATCACTGCCTCTTGCAGATTCTGTAAGAGTGCAATCAGAAGTTCTGTATAATCGCAGTCATACCATCACTTTGATTTTGTGTGTTTGAAAAGCAACACTGGAGAGAAACAAACTATGGACCACCCACacaatggaaaactactcagTAATAACTAAGAATGAACTACTGACACAAGTAATAATTTGGATGACTCTCAAATGCATTAcagtaagtgaaagaaaaaaggcGCCACTACTGTCTGATTTCATTTATAATACGACATTCTCAAAAAGACAAAACTACAGTGACAGAAGAGCAGGAGCTGTTAGGGGTCCCAGGTGGGGCAGTGTATGACTACAAAAGGGACAGTATGAGGGCGTTTTTTAGGGCTGACAGAACCATTCTGTAtcatgactgtggtgatggttacaaAAATCTATACATGCATTAATGTTAAGAGgactccacatacacacacaaaaatcaacttaCTATggttaattttgaaataaaatttaaaaaaggaacattGGTTTTTGTAAGCAGAAAAACTTGGGAGAATGAGAAAAGCAGTTCTGaaactttaaatttatatatcattcaatacagaagacaaaagagaagtaAATATACCGTAATGGAAGACACAAATATATTATTTCTGGATGGTACAACTGTTCACGTAATTTTAAACTTCAAAACCCAACCACTGTAGAACTAGTTAAGCAGGATGACCAGTGACAAGACTCCTACTCTTAGTTTTATGTTAGTCTGCTAGTATTTGGGAAGTAGTGCATAAGCCTTAATGATTCTGGGTATTCCCAGTACAAATAACTCTACCCAGAATTAGTTATTGAATAATTACTGCAGTCCTATAGTCTATATAGACCTATATCCATCTCTGGAAACTGTTTGACCTCCTCTCctaaataatgttaaaatgtgGTCTTGAAAGCTATCCTGAGGTATGTATTCCAGGGGAAAAGACCTCCCACTCCCCATACTGCAGCTCTCTAAGAAGACAGAatcaatatataattataatcaaTTACTTATAAAAATGAAGCAACCCAGATATTACTACAGGAAGACTTCCAACTTAATCAAAGTGACTTTTATATAACACAAAGAAATCAGATGGTTAACTGTTTTAATATTCTATATGAAGAATGTGCTAACTTCAAGAAAACAGTGTAAGTAGTTATTATGAAAAGGGATCCAGAAGCCAAAGTTCTGCTCTATGTTTTCCTGCTGTCTTCAGGAAATAAATGTTCTGATCCAAGCACATCTCCCCAGGATGAGGCTGCATGTGTCAGGCTATCATAACTCACTGAGATCATCCAACCTGTGTTGTCATTTTCTGGATATTATGCTCCTCAGACAACCTCCTGACTGTTACAGTTTGGTATCCAATGCAGATTTCCCCTCAAAGGATACAAGGATAGAAAAATAACTGATGCTCTTGAAACAATTTTGCAATTCAATTTTTATAACTTCCTGTGGTTAGTCTGAATAAACTCCTTGGAGCCTGATTACCTCTGGAGGATGAAATTTTGGATCTCTAATAAACTGAACTGGAAACTGGGCATTTCAATGGCACGGGGGTTTCCCCCCCCAGGCACATCTATTCTCATCTGGGGCATGCTCTTCCGGTTACCCACAGAAACGGAACTGACTCTGTTCGGTATCTAGCTACTATAGCACTATACACTTTGCTCTAAGACTTCcctctttaaatttatttcttcctgatctatcatcaataaaatggaagGGGGAAAGACAGAAATAATACACGAATTAGGAAAATGTTTACAAGTAAAATGTATAGAGTTAGAAAAGGTTGAAACagaggaacagaagagaaaaaccagAGTACTAAAGTAATGGGACTGTAAAAAGAATCAATGAGCCACCACTGTACCTCAATGCTTCTACTAAACCACTTTGGTTCTCATAAGTGTATTACCTGATTTATGGTCCTGTTCCTCTTCATCATCTGAATGCCTGTGTTCTTCATCCGAGGGCTGTGGCCTTTCATCATCAgaattttgcattttctcttcATCAGATATCTGTGGCCGCTCTTCATCATCTGAGTTCTGTTTCTCATCATCATTATCAGAAGCTGCTGGCCGTTCATCATCAGAATTAGCCTtctcctcctcagacagctgttGTCGCTCATCCTCTGAAAGCTGGGGCCTCTCCTCATCATCTGTGTTCTGCATTTTTTCATCATCATCAGAATTCTGCAGTTTATCTTCATCAGACCCTTGTGCCCTCTCCTCATCATCAGAATTTTGTATCTTTTCATCATCTGACTGATCGCTTTTATCTTCCCTGCCCCATTTTTCATCATCTGAGTGTGCTTTTTCAGAACCTTCTGCTTCCGAGTGATGACTCCCTCCATCTGATCTATGACCCTCATCCTCATCATCATTGTCATTTCGGGTTTCTGATCCACTGTGTTGATCTACATCTGAGGGATCGTTGTCTTCATGGTCAGAATGCTCAGAAGCTTCTGATCTATTGTCTGATCCTTCAGAGTGATTATCACTCCCACTATGATGAGAGGCTCCCTCATCCTCACTGTCATCTCCAAACAGTTCCTTATTACTTGGTTTTCCTGCATCATCTCTTTCATCTTGATCGCTTTCACTTCCAGAGGCATTACTGCCAGAAGCAACATTCTCTTGATCAGAATCCGAGCCCGATCCAGAGTCAGAATCTATGGGATCATATAAACACAGGGTGAGGTAAgcaaaaaaaagcagaataaggAACACTAAAAGTCCATCCAAcataaaagcaaggaaaaaacTTCTTAAAAGCTGTTAGAATCTATCTTCTCAGACTCTGGAAACTAAAAGTTGCAACAACTAGGGGAATGTTtaatgagaccaaaaaaaaaaaaaagccgaatCTCagtaaaaaaacagaattttgggAACTTCTAACATACTCTGGTCCCTACCCCACCACCCACTGCTCCCAACCCACCCCGTGGTCAACAGTGCCTTGAAGATAATACCCTGAATTTCTGGCACATGTGCCACTAACGGAGGGAGCAAACGGCACCTCATTTGCAAAGAATCATGGTTGTTAGTTCTGATCTGTCTGGTGGATCACTGAAGGGACTGGCTCAAAGGACTTGACTTTATCTCACCTAACTTGGAACTACTCAAAACATTTACAGGTAGATGTATTAGTTGTGTCTGCTTTAGACAATGAATAACAGGGCAAACAACAGACTAACTAAAAAGCTTGGTTGAAAAGGCTGAGGAATGACGTAATATGAGGAGTAAGGACTTTAAAAGTatgataaaacttctagaggaaaacacaggcagcacACTCTcgcacataaatcacagcaagatctctTTCAATctatctcccagaataatggaaataaaaacaaaaataaacaatgggacctatttaaactcaaaagcttttgtacagcaaaggaaacaataagcaaaatgaaaagacaacccatagattgggagaaaacatttacaaatgatatgaccaataagggattagtctccaaaatttataaacagctTATGAcacttaacagcatcaaaacaaataacccactcgtaaaatggacagaagacccaaatagacgtttctccaaagaggacatacagatggccagcaagcacatgaaaagatgtgcaacatcgctaattattagagaaatgcaaatcaaaactacgatgagatatcacctcacacaggtcagaatggttatcatcaaaaaatccgcaaacaacaaatgctagagagggtgtggagagaagggaagcctccaacactgttggtgggaatgtaaattggtacagccactatggagaacagtatggaggttccttataaaactaaaaatagagctaccatatgaccctgcaaccccactcctgggcatatgatacatgcaccccagtgctcattgcagcactgtttacaatagtcaagacaaggaagcaacctaaatgtccatcaacagaggactggattaagacgtggtacatatatacaacggaatattactcggccattaaaaaataatgaaataaggccatttgcagcaatatggatggacctagagagtgtcatactgagtgaaacaagtcagacagagaacatGGTATAACATTccttatgtgtagaatctaaaaaggaatgaTACAAATGCGCTTgctcacaaaacagaaagagactcatagactttTCTAAGTCTTATAGTTGCGGGGGGAAGAGATAGTTGGGGACTTTGGGAAGATCATGTACACGCTgcaatattcaaaatggataaccaacaaagacctattgtatagcacatggaactctgctgaaCTTTatttggcagcctggatgagaaaggggtttgggggagaatggatacatgtatatgtatggctgagtcccttcactgttctcctgaaacaaacacaacattgttaatgggcTATATCCTAATACAAAATCAAACATTtgttgtagagaaaaaaaaacctcccacAATAAAtgaaccaaccaaacaaacaaaaccctcccATATATTCTTAGCAATCTGGAAAGCCATGCACTTCCCCAAGGCTGTGCACATGCTCAAGAAAGAACCAAGAGGGCCCTAAGACCTCACTTCTGGTTGACCTTCAGGCTCCATGAAagcaagaaatgaaagcaaagacaGGATGAAAACTACTTGGTGGAGTGTTGAAAGCACACcttaacacacacagagagacaacCTGTGAAGTCTGGAAGTTTTCCTGCAAttgctgttgtttctttttctgcataTAAGGAAACCTCTGTCCAATCACTAGCTGACCACTAAACTAACGGAGCAGAAACTTTAGTGGTCACATACAACAAAAATTGCAGactttacaaaattatttcaaaagagtTAACAATAATTACAACAACAAATagcaacaataaatgctgggggtgggggtggggaagggagtgtGCTGTCCTGAGTTACTGCAGTATAATGTCAAAATGTCCAATTATCAACAAAAACTCATAATGCCTGcaaagaaacaatagaaacaatgaaGTATGGCCCATACATGTGAAAGAAAGGTTATAATCTGTCCCTAAAGAAGCCCAGACAATGAAAATGATATCTTATCAAATACAGAATATCAATAAAAagacagatattatttttcaagAAACTGAACAGAAAATCTGGAGTTGAAAagtataataactgaaatgaaaaattcattaaAGAGATAAACAGCAGATATGagtgagaagaagaaagaatcaaGAAACTTTTAAGATACATAATTGAGATTATCCAGTCTGgtgaacaaaacaagaaaagaatgcAGAAAATGAAGAGTCTAAAATACTTGTAAGAAAACAGCAAGTATACCAGTCTATGCATAATGTGGGTtccagaagaagaggaaaaagaaaaagggacagAAAATACATTTGAAGACCTAACAGCCAAAAACTTCCCAAATCTGATGAAAGACATGAGCATACACATCGAAGCTGTTTAACAAATACCAAGAAGGATAAAGTTAAAGAGACAGCACCCAAGAGCATCGTTATCAAACTGcttaagacaaagaaaaatcctaaaagcagcaaaaaagaaacaactcatCCCATACAAAGAGATCATtgataaggataacagctgatttctcatcagaaaccataaAAACCAGGAGACAATGGGATGAAATATTCAAAGTGGTGAAACAGTCAATCAAGAACTCTATATTCAGCCAAACtattcttcaaaaatgaaggaattATAAACAACAAAAGATAAAGTGGACTtcctcaaaatgaaaaacttttgtgCAAGAAAGAATATTATCAAGGAAGTAAAAAAACAACCTagcaaatgggagaaaatatctgcaaaccatatatctgacaCATAtgtaatggaaaaagtgacagactttattttcttaggctccaaaatcactacagatggtgactgcagccatggactgaaaagacacttgttccttggaagaaaagctatgacaaatctagacagcttattaaaaagcagagacaatactttgctgacaaaggtccatctagtcaaagctatgatttttccagtagtcatgtacggatgtgaaaacTGAaccataagaaagctgagcactgaagaactgatgcttttgaactgtggtgttggaaaagcctcgagagtcccttggactgcaagatcaaaccagtccatcctaaaggaaatcaatcctgaatcttcattggaaggactgatgctgaagctgaagctccaatactttggccacctgataagcagagctgaatcattagaaaagaccctaaggctggaaaagacagaagacagaagaaggggacgacagaggatgaaatggttggatggcatcactgactcgatggacatgagtttgagcaagctccgggagatggtgaaggacagggaaacctggcgtgctgcagtccatgggatcgcaaagagtgagacatgactgaatgactgaacaacaacaatctggaatatataaagaatgtttacaacaacaacaacaaacaaacaaacaacccattttaaaaatggacactGGACTTGAATATACATTTCTCCACAGTTACACAAACAtgaaacaagcacatgaaaagatgctcaacatcacgggccattaggaaatgcaaatcaaaaccacaatgaaacatCACTTGACACCAACAGTGatggctatattttaaaaaggggtaaaaaaaaggtaaaataggtATTGGCAAAGATGTGAAGAAATAGAACCCTCAAACATTGCTGGTGCTAATGTAAAATGGTTACAAAAATGGTTTGCTGGTCCAAAAATGGTTTGGTTGCtcgtcaaaaagtaaaacaaagaatcatatgactcagcagttccacccctatacatatatattacacatatatatacaattccaccccaagagaactgaaaacaggcaCTTACACAAATACTTGtaaacaaatgttcacagcatcacTATTTAAATAGCcaaagatggaaacaacccaatgTTCACCAGTGGctaaatagataaacaaactgGGATATATACATAGAGTGAATACTATtcaatcattaaaaagaaatgaagtattgatacataCAATATGGATAAATTTCAAAAACATAATGGTAAGAGATAGAAATCGGACACAAAAAGCCACatgttatatgattccatttatatgaaatgtccagaacataGAAAATCCATAGATGTAAAAAGCAGATTGGTGGTTGGTGGGGGCTAGTGAAAGGAGCAAATGGTAAGTAACTGCTCAATGGGTGTGGTGTTTtattttgaggtgatgaaaatgttttagaactAGACAGAGGTGGTGGCTGCAGGATATTTTAAATGTACTGAGTACCACTGAATTGTTCACATAAAAATGGCATATTCAGCAACCAAACTGAAAAGAactaaaactgtcactatttgcagatgacatattatatatagaaaatcctacaGACTCCACCAGAAAACTGTTAGgactaataaataaatttattaaagttgcagaatacaaaatcaatatacagttgtgtttctatacataaataataagctaacaaagaaattaagaaaataatcccacttataactgcaacaaaaagaataaaatacttaggaataaatttaaccaaaaaaggtgaaagacctgtacagTGAAAACTGTaatacactgatgaaagaaactaaagacacaaataaatggaaagatcgctcatggattggaagaatcaatattgttaaaatatccacACTAACCAAAGTAATCTACATTTtgaacacaatccctatcaaa harbors:
- the LOC122705225 gene encoding RNA polymerase-associated protein LEO1, whose protein sequence is MADMEDLFGSDADSDPERKDSDSGSGSDSDQENVASGSNASGSESDQDERDDAGKPSNKELFGDDSEDEGASHHSGSDNHSEGSDNRSEASEHSDHEDNDPSDVDQHSGSETRNDNDDEDEGHRSDGGSHHSEAEGSEKAHSDDEKWGREDKSDQSDDEKIQNSDDEERAQGSDEDKLQNSDDDEKMQNTDDEERPQLSEDERQQLSEEEKANSDDERPAASDNDDEKQNSDDEERPQISDEEKMQNSDDERPQPSDEEHRHSDDEEEQDHKSESARGSDSEDEVLRMKRKNAIASDSEAESDTEVPKDNSGTMDLFGGADDISSGSDGEDKPPTPGQPVDENGLPQDQQEEEPIPETRIEVEIPKVNTDLGNDLYFVKLPNFLSVEPRPFDPQYYEDEFEDEEMLDEEGRTRLKLKVENTIRWRIRRDEEGNEIKESNARIVKWSDGSMSLHLGNEVFDVYKAPLQGDHNHLFIRQGTGLQGQAVFKTKLTFRPHSTDSATHRKMTLSLADRCSKTQKIRILPMAGRDPECQRTEMIKKEEERLRASIRRESQQRRMREKQHQRGLSASYLEPDRYDEEEEGEESISLAAIKNRYKGGIREERARIYSSDSDEGSEEDKAQRLLKAKKLTSDEEGEPSGKRKAEDDDKANKKHKKYVISDEEEEDDD